A genomic stretch from Gorilla gorilla gorilla isolate KB3781 chromosome 20, NHGRI_mGorGor1-v2.1_pri, whole genome shotgun sequence includes:
- the ATF5 gene encoding cyclic AMP-dependent transcription factor ATF-5, with protein sequence MSLLATLGLELDRALLPASGLGWLVDYGKLPPAPAPLAPYEVLGGALEGGLPVGGEPLAGDGFSDWMTERVDFTALLPLEPPLPPGTLRQPSPTPPDLEAMASLLKKELEQMEDFFLDAPLLPPPSPPPLPPPPLPPAPSLPVALPSFDLPQPPVLDTLDLLAIYCRNEAGQGEVGMPPLPPPQQPPLPSPPQPSRLAPYAHPATTRGDRKQKKRDQNKSAALRYRQRKRAEGEALEGECQGLEARNRELRERAESVEREIQYVKDLLIEVYKARSQRTRSC encoded by the exons ATGTCACTCCTGGCGACCCTGGGGCTGGAGCTGGACAGGGCCCTGCTCCCAGCTAGCGGGCTGGGATGGCTCGTAGACTATGGGAAACTCCCCCCGGCCCCTGCCCCCCTGGCTCCCTATGAGGTCCTTGGGGGAGCCCTGGAGGGCGGGCTTCCAGTGGGGGGAGAGCCCCTGGCAG GTGATGGCTTCTCTGACTGGATGACTGAGCGAGTTGATTTCACAGCTCTCCTCCCTCTGGAGCCCCCCTTACCCCCAGGCACCCTCCGCCAACCTTCCCCAACCCCACCTGACCTGGAAGCTATGGCCTCCCTCCTCAAGAAGGAGCTGGAACAGATGGAAGACTTCTTCCTAGATGCCCCGCTCCTCCCACCACCCTCCCCGCcgccactaccaccaccaccactaccaccggCCCCCTCCCTCCCCGTGGCCCTCCCCTCCTTtgacctcccccagccccctgtcTTGGATACTCTGGACTTGCTGGCCATCTACTGCCGCAACGAGGCTGggcagggggaggtggggatgccGCCTCTGCCCCCGCCACAGCAGCCCCCTCTTCCTTCTCCACCTCAACCTTCTCGCCTGGCCCCCTACGCACATCCTGCCACCACCCGAGGGGACCGCAAGCAAAAGAAGAGAGACCAGAACAAGTCGGCGGCTCTGAGGTACCGCCAGCGGAAGCGGGCAGAGGGTGAGGCCCTGGAGGGCgagtgccaggggctggaggcacGGAATCGCGAGCTGAGGGAACGGGCAGAGTCCGTGGAGCGCGAGATCCAGTACGTCAAGGACCTGCTCATCGAGGTGTACAAGGCCCGGAGCCAGAGGACCCGTAGCTGCTAG